From the Debaryomyces hansenii CBS767 chromosome F complete sequence genome, the window ttcatattgAGCAGATTGTAATCGATACTCCTGATATCTACTCAATTAGTATAAATTATGGACTATTCCAAGGCGTATTTTAGAGGTAAATGCTgaaacaacaacaatatgtatattttgCGACTTTATAGACCATATTTTTTCCGTctgatttatcaaaatgtAAATCCTTTCCCAGAATTTACATGGCTATACGTATCAAGCTTGGATTTATAGAAGATTGAAGATACATGTATCCCGTTAAGTCCCAGgttattaaaaaataatCGAGGTCTACTTGCAAGCTTCGATAGAGCGTCatattattgttttaaATCCCAATTAGTACGCACAATGGAACTTAATCAATTAAACTAGAATAATGTGATAACATCCATGTTCTCGACTCCCTCTGGGTGattctttatcattttATCCGTTCATCATGCAAGATCGCCGACCGAATGATACCACTTATACTACGTAAATTAGGATATGTTTCAAACTAAGGAATGAGTCATGCCTTGCTATAGCCCAGAAAAGCATAAAAATTGTTTCTATCTTACCTAATACCATGAATCATATTGTATAGCAGGCTATAGTTAAAATAGTATCAGGCTTGTATCATCAAATTTGCCTCTAAGGATGTCgcaaattgcaaaatttcaaaaatgttTCAAGAAATCTAGAATGATAATCTATATAAATCATGTTCAAACCCCTACTAGATAGACATTTTAAAACAATGGcaataatataaacatgatattcttcttaattaaaaaacttatgaaattttttttgttggTGTTACTTTTCATAACTGTCTTTTTATTAAGTTTCCTATTGATAGGTTCAACCGATACCGCAGGTACTTATTCTAGTGTTTACTTGACGAAACTTGAGTTTAATCAAAGTTCTGACTTATATAGCAATGTTCAAGCAGCATACAAAGGTTCTAACATTTCCACAAAACTTGCAGAAATGACACTATCAGTTGGGTACCTAGGCGTGTGCGTCGATATCGATAAGTCACTCCAGTGCACTTCGTTTAACGATTTGGATTCGATTTCGGATTACACGGGCATTTCTATTATACCTACAACCAAGAATGGAACCGACCAGCTAAATTTAGTAACCTTGGCTAAAACCTTCAGAAAAGTGTGCTATTCTAATGTTTTACTTGCTGCTATAGTATTGACTCTTCTTTCGCTAGTGGTCATGTTCTGGAACGTTATTCCCTTGGTCCCCGGAAAATCAATGGCAAAAAAAATAGCGTGTGTGTTGTCAGCTGCAAACGTCCTAGTTTGGGGCCTTGGTTCCATGCTCCAGCACGAAGCCACGAAGGCTGCCCGTCATATCATAGGTCCTGCATCCATGAATACCGTTTCTGCTACCATAGGCCAACGAGCAGAGGCCATGACTTGGACcgctttttcttttctcttAATAGTGTGCATGGGAAGCGTTTTCGTTTATATCAGGGACTTGAAAGATAAAGCTAATGAAATAGAACCCAAGTTCTAGCCCGTCCACATGAACTAGAACTCACATTAACCAGCAACAAAGAACTTCTCTTTCCCCGcaagaaaataattgttACATGCAATTCCTTGGTTATGtttgttgctgttgttcTTTCTTCTGCTAATTTACGTTTTGCAAAACCTACATAGTCTACAAAATCTATGAAATATCCGTTACATTTTTGTATGAACTAGAATATTTCCACCTTCTTCCATATTTAGTGTCAAATAAAGCTTGAGTTTAATTCAAACACCACCCGGATCAAGTATTCATCTCTATATACACATACAGACCTTGAAATCAGACTAATATCGGTTTTACTACTTACTATGTTGGGCCTTTTGCAGCAATAGGCGAGATTCTCGTGATGTTCGTCTTTGGTGACAAGCACGCTCTTTTCAcgtgaaaaattggaaaaagaGCCAAAACGAAATTcctctaatttttcaacgcGATTTAACAGTGGTTTTTATCATAAACAAGTCAATCATATCGGTAGTTTAGGAGTAGTAAACCTATTGAAAGCCGTTAGTTAGTGATTGGTTAGGTATCAGatttagaattgaatttatatttcataGAAAAATCGATAAATAATGGCATATAAAGTACAGCTTGACACATTTGTGTCTAGGCTCAATGATAATGCTGACTACAAGACGGCCCATTCAGTTTTATCGGAGCTTTTGGATATGATCGAAACGTTCAACGGAGCGGCCGAATATGAGTACTTTTTGTCGAACTTGGTACCAATTTTCATTAAGAACTTGAAGGAGGTGCCGATTTCGTTTACCAGTCAATCGCCAGAACACAAGTTAAGGAATTCGATATTGGAGATCATACACCGGTCGATTATGAACGAAACATTCCAGCCGTACTCGGAGCAGATATTAGATGCTTTGACCACGATATtagttgatgaaaatgaggACAATGGTGTGTTATGTATGAAGATTATCACTAGTTTGCACAAGGCATACAAGAATAATTTGGGAGAAAAAGTACAACCGTTTGTGGAAATCATCAatgatatttatgataaTATGGACCTGACGGTCCAAGAGACTTTTGGTGCCAACCAACAAAAAGAATCAGTTGAAGAATCGGCCAAGGAGATGTCTCCACCTTCATTCAACGAGGAGAATTCATCAAAGACATTGAGTAAAGCGATGTTTTCATTTAAAACATTGGCAGAATGCCCAATAACGATGGTTTCGTTATACTCATCGTACAAGAATCTCGTCCAATCGTCATTACCTACATTCTTGCCGAAGATTATGAATATCTTGACTTTACAAGTGGAACAACAAAAATCCTATCGTGAAGAATCTGCAAAGGAGAATAAGACCACCACTTCAATATCGCCCGATATTACAAACAGACAAGCATATAGCGATTTCATTTTAGGACAAGTTAAGGCTGCATCTTTCTTAGCCTATGTGTTCATTAGGGGTTACGCTAATCAGCATTTGAGCGAAGACCAATCCAAGATCGTTCCAGATGTGATATTGAGACTTTTACAGGATTGCCCAGCTGAATTATCGGTAGCACGTAAGGAATTATTACACGCAACAAGACATATATTATCAACTCCATTCCGTTCTCAGTTTATACCTACTATTGAAATGTTATTCGATgagaagatattgattgGTGATGGATTGACATCATTTGAAACGTTAAGACCATTAGCATATTCAACAGTGGCAGACTTTATTCATAACGTGAGAAACGAATTAACACCTAAACAAATCTGGTCCACCGTAAGAATATAttgcaatttattaaaagatGACTCGTTAGCTCTAACAGTGCAAATTATGAGTGCTAAATTGCTACTTAATTTAGTGGAGCGTATCATGaaattaccaaataaattagaagGAAGAcaattatttatgattATAATTGACGCTTACGCaaaaagatttcaaagtttAAACAGAAAGTACTCTTACATCATTCATAAGCACGGTGAGTTTGAAAGGAAGAGGAAATTGAAGGAAAAAGAATCTAGAAAAGCTATTAgcaaatattcttcaaagaatgtggatattttggaaacaaagaaaatagaattaattcaagaatcaatgaaagaagaaaatgaaaatgacaaCCAAACCGACAtggaagatattgaaatggaAGATGCTGAAAGTGAGGACAAGGAACAAGCAAGCGAAGATGAATCGAAATCTGAATTGGACGTTTTCTTAGACGTTTTCAGCATTGACGAACATTCACCTATTTCTTCGTCTCCTCTTAAT encodes:
- a CDS encoding DEHA2F15686p (similar to uniprot|P38224 Saccharomyces cerevisiae YBR040W FIG1 Integral membrane protein required for efficient mating) produces the protein MIFFLIKKLMKFFLLVLLFITVFLLSFLLIGSTDTAGTYSSVYLTKLEFNQSSDLYSNVQAAYKGSNISTKLAEMTLSVGYLGVCVDIDKSLQCTSFNDLDSISDYTGISIIPTTKNGTDQLNLVTLAKTFRKVCYSNVLLAAIVLTLLSLVVMFWNVIPLVPGKSMAKKIACVLSAANVLVWGLGSMLQHEATKAARHIIGPASMNTVSATIGQRAEAMTWTAFSFLLIVCMGSVFVYIRDLKDKANEIEPKF